The sequence below is a genomic window from Dyadobacter chenwenxiniae.
ATGCGCGTCCGGTTGTCCCGGAAAACTTGGGAGCTCCGGCAATGACATCTTCGAAACCGTCACCATTAACATCGCCAGCGGATGAGACAGCATGGCCCATTTGGGCATTAGTCTGATTGCCTTTAATCATCGCTACCGCATCTGCAACAATCCCATTTTCAGATCCATGGTACACAAGTACAACGCCTTCATTACCCTGACTAAATGTATATGAACTTGCTCCGATAAGAACGTCAGTGTAACCATCTCCATTTACATCTGCCGAACCAACGGACGAGCCCATAAATGCATCGGCTTGATTACTTTCGATGATTGTTGGAGCTAGGTATTTGATCCCACTTTGCGAACCATAAAATATCGAAACCGCGCCTTCACCAGCCTCACCATTACTGTAATCCTTTGCGCCAACGACAACGTCAGCAAAGCCATCGCCGTTTATATCACCGGCGCCTGCTACATCCCATCCTGTCAAAGCCTGAGATTTATTCAGGTCTAGTATAACCCCTGAAGTTCCCAAGCCGTACAGACCACCATAATACACAAACGCAGCACCCTCGTATTGATTATTAGGATTATTATTAAATTTATACGACCCGACAATAACATCGTCATACCCGTCTCCATTTACATCTCCTGCAGAGGCCACGGCGCTGCCAAACTCGCTACTTGACTGATTTCCTTTTAAAAGAGGCCCATCTCCACTTTCAATACCAGTTTTTGAGCCATAGGAAATTATTACTGCTCCCCTATTAATAATTACACCATCAGAATACGATGGAACACCAACAATAACATCATCAAAACCATCGGCATTCAAATCACCTGCACCGCTTACCGATATACCTGCATGCGCATTCGCTTTGGCAAGAAAAATATAAGGCGTGGGCGCCGCAGCAATTCCCTGGACAGAGCCGTAGTAAATAAAGCCAGCACCAGAGTCGGTATAGCCCTGCAAATCATATTGTGGTGCGCCTATAACCACATCATCGAAACCATCGCCATTTACGTCGCCCGCACTACTTACGGAACTGCCGAAATTTGCTAGCGCTTGGCCTCTTGATATTAAAAGACCTGTGCTCAAATTCACACCATTATCATCCGACATATATACAAAAGCAACACCTTCGTTGTTGGCACCATTATCATAAAAAGGAGCGCCAACAATCACATCATCAAAACCGTCGCCATTAACGTCACCGGCACCTGAAACCGAATAACCAAGTTCTGCTTCTGCCTGGTTCGTGATAATCTGCGTGCTGAAATTGGTTTCGACGCCAGCGGCCGAACCGTGGAATACAAGAGCAATGCCATCGTCGTTTGTTGCTTTGTTGTATGAAGGCGCACCAACAATAATATCACTGAATCCATCGCCATTCACATCACCAGCGCTGGCTACCGAGGCTCCCAATTGCGCTCCGGCCTGTCCACTTGTAATAAACGATTTCGTTAGTAAATTTCCATTAATAGAACCAAAATAAACGTGTGCTCCACCTTCCTGCAAACTGGCACCATTGTCTCGGTACGGCTCACCGACAATTACATCGCTGAATCCATCACCATTCACATCCCCGGCACAAGCAACGGACTTGCCGAATGCAGCACCGGCCCAGGCTCCTTCAATCAGCTTGTTAGCCTGATTTTGAATTCCCTGTCCGTCTGCAGAAGCGAGATAAATGCTCACGGCTCCTTCACTGTTTTGCCCATTTGCATAATTTGGAGCACCTACGATAATGTCGCTGTAACCATCACCATTCAAATCACCGGCACTGCTTACGGCATATCCAAATTGTGAATTTTCCTGCGACCCATAAAGTGTCATAACGGGCATTTGTTGGACATTGGATGCTGCGCCTCGGTAAACAAAAACAGCCCCTAGGTCAACAGCGAATATATTATCATACTTATATGCCCCTACCACGATGTCACTGTATCCATCTCCATTCTGGTCACCTGCACTTGCAACTGCTGAACCATAGTAAGAAAGGCTTTGGTTTGACTCGATTCTGTCAGTAGCGACGCCTGAAATACCAGCCTGTGAGCCTCTAAAAACATAGACAGCACCTTCATTCGCTTGTCCATTGCTGAATCCCGGCGCACCGACTATCACGTCACTGAATCCATCGTTATTTACGTCCCCTGCGGTAGCGACGGATTTGCCAAAATCAGCAGTGGCAACGTTTAATTCAATTTTAAAGCCATCAAGGTTTATACCTGCTGCTGAACCGTAGTAAATATACGCGGCCCCTTCATCGGTCTGTCCGTTCGAATATCCCCATGAGCCAACTATGATGTCACTAAAACCGTCCCCATTCACGTCGCCTGCTCCGGATAGAGCACTGCCGAAAAAGGCGTTACCAATGGCATTGTCGCCCATTACTGTTATTCCTGCATTCGGATTTAAACCAAGTGATGAACCAAAATAAATAAAGAATGCTCCCTGGTTGGGTTTGTTTGAATCAAATGTCGGAGCGCCCACTATTACATCGCTATATCCATCTCCATTCACATCTCCCGCGCTTGCTACCGAACTGCCTGCCTGTGCTCCTTCTTGATTGCCTGACAGCAACGCATCGGCATTGCCCGGATTTCCACTCGTAACAATCGGATCGATGGTAACCGGGTAAGCTGCGGCTGCGGTGTTTACAGCAATTTGTACCAAACCATTTTCATAAGATAATGTTGCTGGTAAATCTTTGCCCTTTGCGTCCCAGCACTTTAAGCCATCATAAGTGAGCTTTACATTATAATCATCTTTCGTCCCTTCTGTGAAAAACTGTAATCTGTTGCCAGTCAAGTCCCTTACTTTCAACCCCTCAGCCGCCATTCGTATTTCCAGCTGCTTCGTGCCAGTTGGTGCTTGCTGTACAATAAAGTTCTGCCTTACGCCAGCTTCACTATTGACATATTCTTCGGTTAAGATGCCTTGCTTTAATTGAATCTTGTTTTCAGAAATAATAGTTGCAGTGTCACTTTTAGAAAGGGGCAGTCTTTTGTTATCTGCGTAGACACCATTCATTTTGAGTGTCAGCTCGAAATTGTGACCGGCGGAATCGACACGGTTTTTGATGGCAAATGTTCCTGGTTTGAAATAAGCTCTTAAATTTTGTCTTCTATTCGGACTTTGAGGAACGCCCGTAACCGGATCTTTTGACACATTGTATTCCCGTGCAGCAATACTACTGTAAATCGTTGCAACCTCACTGTCGGACACATTTCCGTTTTCGGGCAACGTCGCTCGTTTTGCAGTGACACCAGCGAGTTTCCTTTCCAGCGATGCGGACTTATCCGGCGAATCTGCCCCTTTAAATTGATAATATAGCATGGGACTGCACGCCACCAACAATATTAGGAAAGTGGTGCTTAAGTATTTTTTCCTCATTCTACTTAATGTTAAAATGTTTGCAAATCTGTTACTCACTGCAGCGCTAGTAGCTCAGTTTGTCCCAATTTTCAGATTTGTATTAACCTCTTAACATTTTGTTGAATGAGTGGTGGGATTCAATTTTTTGCCGGTAAAAAATGCCGCGGCTCCATCACCGCATCACTAAAACCTTCTGTTGTATTATCTTATTCCTACCCGTCAACCGTACGATGTAAATACCCGTGCTTGTCTCCCGCAATGGAATGCTGAACGACCCGTTTTTGCCGGAGATTTCCTGGGACATGAAGACTTTTCCGGATGTGCTGATGAGTTCTATCTTATTGAAAGGTTCGTTGATTTCCAAGTCTATTGTGCCGCCGCTGATAAGTGATGGCCTAACGAAGTTTCCAGACATTGCGTCCTCTGACTTTACGACAATGATCTTTGAATATTCGAAACTGTCATCTTTGTCAATCATTTTCAGCCTGTAATAGAGGTCACTGTTTAAATTGACCGCATGAGAAAACGTGTATTGAGAGCCTGATGTAGCATTTTCACCGTTCACTGTTCCTACTTTATCGAATTGGACTGCATTGAAACTTTGCTCTACTTCGAATTCCCTGAAATCCTCTTCACTTGATGTGGTCCATGATAACTTTACACCCTCATTTCCATATGCTCCTGTAAAATCAACCAGTGTGACAGGTAATTGCGAATCCGAAATAATGCGGTATATAGTAGTGCCGGTCACTGCGTAAATTTCACCGTTTTGATCTTCGCCAATGTCCGTAATTCCTGTTACGGTAGACGTCTCATAGCTTTTCACGGCTTCATCTGATGATATTTTATGGATGTCCCCGGAGAAATAATCTGTTCCGATATACCAGCCATACATCTGCGGGGATCGTGTGCCCCGATACACCACACCGCCTACTACTGACCTGCCCCTGGCGCCGATTGCATAGGCATAAGCCGGATCAACATATGGCCCCGCAGCATCACAGCCGGTCCGGTCAACGCCCGGTGTTGGGATATCGCCTTCAAAACATCGCCAGCCGAAGTTGGCGTTATTTAATTGTGCAGCAGTTCGATGATTAATCTCCTCCCTGGCTCCCTGCCCTACATCGCCGATCCAGATATCGCCGTTAAGCCTGTCAAAGCTCCACCGGAATGGATTTCTTAATCCCAATGCATAAACCGGGTTATTATAAGGGTTGCCTGCCGGAATTGCATATTTAACAGGATTTGTATCGGGAACATTAACATCTATACGTAAGATTTTACCCAGCAGGACATTCGGATTTTTTGCGTTCTGGTTGGGGTCATTACCGCCACCGCCGTCACCGATCGACAAATACAGGAAACCATCGGCACCAAAATGCATTTCTCCCCCATTGTGATTGGCGTTAATGGGATGCGGAATCTTTATAATTTCTAAACCGGTGTTAGGATTGACTGTGCTGTTACCAGCGGGATTGGCGGCCGTATATCGGGCTATAACCAGGTCGCCCAGCAAATTAGAATAATAGGCATAAAAATACCCGTTCGTTTTAAAGTTCGGATGAAAAGCAATGCTAAGCAAACCATCCTCATTGTCGGTGAGCACAACCTGACCATTTTGATTCATATTCAAAAAGGTAATGGGCGTTCCTAATGAACCGGGTGCAAAAACTTTGATTATGCCGCCTCTTTCGGCAACGAAAATACGGTTGGAGCCATCGCCTGCGTGCACGAGCTGCATCGCAGCCGTAAGCCCTGTAATAAACGGTTTCTGCGTATCAATGGCCACGTCGGGAGCCTGAGACAGTGCCTGTCCTGCGTTAAAAAGCATGCTGAGAGAAACCAGGCAGATTTTTGAAAAGAGATCAAAGTCGAAGTTTTTCATAAGCCGAATAGATGTTTAGTAGTAATTCTATATTCAATGACATTAATACTACAATATTCATGCCTTACTCAAACACATTTACGCTTAAACGATGAAGGCCGTCTGATAATGAAATCAGACGGCCTTCTCTATTTTTATGAACGATGATCAACTATAATAAAACGTTCCGAATTCGCTTAAAATGGTTAGTTTTTTGGTATCCGATGCCTCGACCCTGCCTACTATCTGCGCGTCGATGCCGAAGGATTTCGAAATGTCGATGACTCTTTGTGCATGTTGTGGAGAAAGGTAAATTTCCAGTCTGTGCCCCATATTGAACACTTTATACATTTCCTGCCAGTCGGTTTTACTTTCTTCCTGGATCATTTTGAACAAAGGTGGCACGGGAAGCAGGTTATCTTTGATAATGTGAAGGTTATCAACAAAATGTAGAATTTTTGTCTGCGCGCCTCCGCTGCAATGCACCATGCCGTGAATTTCAGAGCGCATTTCGTCCAGCAATGCCTTGGCCACCGGCGCATAAGTCCTCGTGGGCGAGAGCACCAGCTGGCCAACATTCAGGGGCGTCCCTTCAACAGGATCTGTTAATTTCTTTGTTCCGCTATAAATCAAATCCTCATTCACTTCCGGATCGAAGCTTTCGGGATATTTTTCTGCGAGATATTTCCCTAAAACGTCATGGCGGGCAGAAGTAAGGCCATTGCTGCCCATGCCGCCATTGTAAATCTGCTCATATGTTGCTTGTCCGCAGGATGCCAGTCCAACGATTACATCACCCGCTGCAATGTTTGCATTGTCCACCACTTCCGAGCGCTTCATCCTTGCAATGACCGTGCTGTTCACAGTCACCGTCCTTACCAGATCACCGACGTCCGCTGTTTCGCCACCGGTGCTGTAAATCTCGACGCCATAGCTGCGCAGCATATCTAAAACTTCCTCAGCACCATTGATCACTTCTGCAATAACTTCTCCCGGAATCCGGTTTTTATTCCGGTCAATGGTTGACGAATAGAGCATTGGACCCGTTGCACCCACGCACAAAAGGTCGTCTGTGTTCATTACAATCGCGTCCTGCGCGATGCCTTTCCAAACCGAAATATCGCCTGTTTCTTTCCAATACAAATAAGCCAGAGATGTTTTCGTTCCTGCGCCGTCGGCATGCATTATGGTGCAATATTCCGGGTCACCCGCCAGCGTATCCGGCACAATTTTGCAGAAAGCCTTTGGAAAAAGCCCTTTATCTATCTTTTCAATGGCCTTATGCACATCTTCTTTGGAAGCCGAGACACCGCGTTGCAGATAACGGTCGGTAGTTTTCATTTGAGCGTATTTAATAAATTTGGCTCAAAAATAGAAAAAAATCCCCTTTTTAATGTCCGTTCACTTAAGTGAACGGCTAGAGGGTGAACGGCTAGAGGGTGATTGCGGTTTGGCTGGCTCCCATCCGTATTTTTTCATGAATTTTTCATTTTCTTGCTTGAACGATTTTCTTCGGTGGTGCTCTTCCTGATTTTTAATATAATTCCTAACCCGTTCAACATGCCGCTCACTTACGCTGACTGCCCAATAATCATCCTGCCACATAAATTTTCGGGTGGTTAATTTATTTTTATTAATCCAGTAAGACGACTCGCCCTTTATCAGTTGTGCGACCTTGCTGATTGTCTGTTCTCTTGCCAAAGCGACCAGGCAATGCGCATGATCTGTATATCCATTTACAACGTCCAGAAAAATGTCTTTCTCCCAAGCGTTCTCATACATGTGCGCAAAGACCTTTTTCCTGATTAAATCATTTAAAAACGGTTGCCTATACTTGGTTGCAAAAACCATATGAACCCAAACTCTCGTCCAACTCATAATGAATATTGATAATTGAAATATCCATTAGGCGGTAATCGGTAACCTCGGTCACACAGAAAGCATCCCCGTCATTTTCAATTGTCCAACTCATCCTGAATATTGGTTTAATATCCATTAGACGGAACAAAGGAACGTCGGTCACATCACATAAGCATCCCCGTCATTTTCAAATGACGGTTTCTCCCCTTTTGCTTGTAAATTTGTGATGTCAATATCATCTTCTACTTCAATTTACAAGTGCATTGAAACTCTGGCAAAAAGAAAATACGGTTACTTCTGAAAAAATCGAAAAATTCACTGTCGGCCGCGACCGGGAAATGGATCTTAATCTGGCGGAATATGATGTCCTGGGCAATCTGGCGCATGCGAAAATGCTGGCATCCATTGGACTTTTAACTTCTGAGGACCTGACTGCGCTGGAACAGGAGCTCAAACTCATATATTCCCAGGTCCAACAAGGCGAATTCCTGATTGAAGAAGGCGTGGAAGACGTGCATTCACAAGTGGAATTGCAACTGACCCGTAAGCTGGGCGATACCGGCAAGAAAATCCATAGCGGCCGCTCACGCAACGACCAGGTGCTGGTGGATATGAAGTTATACACCCGCGCACGCTTGTTCGATGTCGTGAAAGCTACCGAAAAGCTCTTCGACGTGCTGGCTAGACGTTCGGAAGAACATAAAAATGACCTTTTGCCTGGTTACACACACTTGCAGATTGCTATGCCTTCGTCATTTGGCCTTTGGTTTGGCGCTTATGCGGAAGGGTTAATTGATGATGTGATCCAATTAAATGCTGCTTACCGACTTGCTAACCGCAACCCACTGGGCTCCGGCGCGGGTTATGGCTCTTCTTTTCCTTTAAACAGAACATTGACAACAACATTACTAGGCTTTGAGGGCATGCATCACAATGTTGTGTATGCGCAAATGAGCCGCGGTCGCACGGAACAGGCGGCATTAACCGCAATTTCATCGTTGGCAGCAACCGTTTCCCGGTTAGCCATGGACGTTTGCCTTTACAACAGCCAGAATTTCAGCTTCATTGTCTTGCCCGATGACCTCACAACAGGAAGCAGCATTATGCCGCACAAGAAAAACCCGGACGTGGCCGAGCTGTTACGCGCCAAAACAAACCGGATGAAGGCGCTTCCGATGGAAGTGACAATGGTTTTGAGCAATCTGCCGTCTGGTTACCACCGGGATATGCAGTTGTTAAAAGAGATTTTGATGCCTGCTTTTGACGAAATTCTGGACTGTCTGGACATTGCAGCTTTTATGCTGGAAAACATGAAAGTGAAGCAAAATTTGCTGGAAGATGCTAAATATGATCTGCTTTTCAGCGTCGAGCGTGTGAATGAATTAGTGATCAATGGCGTTCCCTTCCGGGACGCTTACCGGCAAGTTGGCGCGGAAATTGGCGATGGAAGTTACGTGGCTCCCCGTGAGCTCAAACATACGCATGAAGGAAGCATTGGTAATTTGCAAACGGCTGAAATTCAAGAACGCATGAGGCACGAAGTTGCTGCTTTTGGATACGATAAGGTTACAGCAGCATTGGAAAAATTATTGCAAAACGGATAATCGGGATGGAAATGTGGCGAAAGATCTGTTTGCTGTTACTGGCTTTAAATGTGTTTTTTATTGAAAACACAGCAAGTAAATCTGTGCGTGAAACCTTCCAGGCGGAAACATTAAAAGTGATCCTTTTCCTGGATCCCGAATGCCCGGTTACGAATGCGTATATGAAGGAGATTAAAAGCATTCACGCCGATTATAGTGGCAAGGGAGTAATTTTCGAAGCTTATTTTCCAATGGAAACCATTGCGGACAAGGACATAAAGGCGTTTTTGAAAAAATACAATGCAACATTCCCCGGCTTTACTGACCCTGAGATGCGAAAAGCAAAACGCTACAAAGCGACCGTAATGCCCGAAGTCGTTTTGCTTGATGCAAACGGCATAACCGTTTACCAGGGAGCAATTGACAATTGGTTTTACGCATTGGGCAAAAGCCGGCCAAAAGCAACTGAGTTGTATCTGAGAAATGCGATTGAAGCAACATTGAACGGCAATCCGCTTATGCAAACCAAGACGCAGGCAATTGGCTGTTTAATCAATATGAAGCTGGAATAGCTGTCTATCGGACAACCATCACAAAAAAAGAGGCAGGCCAAGCGGCCCGCCTCTTTCTG
It includes:
- a CDS encoding FG-GAP-like repeat-containing protein; the protein is MRKKYLSTTFLILLVACSPMLYYQFKGADSPDKSASLERKLAGVTAKRATLPENGNVSDSEVATIYSSIAAREYNVSKDPVTGVPQSPNRRQNLRAYFKPGTFAIKNRVDSAGHNFELTLKMNGVYADNKRLPLSKSDTATIISENKIQLKQGILTEEYVNSEAGVRQNFIVQQAPTGTKQLEIRMAAEGLKVRDLTGNRLQFFTEGTKDDYNVKLTYDGLKCWDAKGKDLPATLSYENGLVQIAVNTAAAAYPVTIDPIVTSGNPGNADALLSGNQEGAQAGSSVASAGDVNGDGYSDVIVGAPTFDSNKPNQGAFFIYFGSSLGLNPNAGITVMGDNAIGNAFFGSALSGAGDVNGDGFSDIIVGSWGYSNGQTDEGAAYIYYGSAAGINLDGFKIELNVATADFGKSVATAGDVNNDGFSDVIVGAPGFSNGQANEGAVYVFRGSQAGISGVATDRIESNQSLSYYGSAVASAGDQNGDGYSDIVVGAYKYDNIFAVDLGAVFVYRGAASNVQQMPVMTLYGSQENSQFGYAVSSAGDLNGDGYSDIIVGAPNYANGQNSEGAVSIYLASADGQGIQNQANKLIEGAWAGAAFGKSVACAGDVNGDGFSDVIVGEPYRDNGASLQEGGAHVYFGSINGNLLTKSFITSGQAGAQLGASVASAGDVNGDGFSDIIVGAPSYNKATNDDGIALVFHGSAAGVETNFSTQIITNQAEAELGYSVSGAGDVNGDGFDDVIVGAPFYDNGANNEGVAFVYMSDDNGVNLSTGLLISRGQALANFGSSVSSAGDVNGDGFDDVVIGAPQYDLQGYTDSGAGFIYYGSVQGIAAAPTPYIFLAKANAHAGISVSGAGDLNADGFDDVIVGVPSYSDGVIINRGAVIISYGSKTGIESGDGPLLKGNQSSSEFGSAVASAGDVNGDGYDDVIVGSYKFNNNPNNQYEGAAFVYYGGLYGLGTSGVILDLNKSQALTGWDVAGAGDINGDGFADVVVGAKDYSNGEAGEGAVSIFYGSQSGIKYLAPTIIESNQADAFMGSSVGSADVNGDGYTDVLIGASSYTFSQGNEGVVLVYHGSENGIVADAVAMIKGNQTNAQMGHAVSSAGDVNGDGFEDVIAGAPKFSGTTGRAFMYHGNGDGISVNDDRAIRGNIHLYNSDLSTNINKDNLGKDDFGLGLYAKSFLGRNKGKLVWETIGQGESFSHASPITNSTQFTGQGNLIDLPTTEIELKSLIAKTDFLNKVRARVKYSPVLAITGQLYGPWRYTNSILADPSILPVELVSFDAKAIEKHVDLAWETASEVNSDHFELQRSNDGKKWEEFGKIYSNGDSKKRNSYHFTDLNPQTGLNYYRLKMVDKDETFAYSSIRSVNLAGRSTSLYPNPVLNTLNIDSENLDTEVRIYDVSGKEVLYQQDVKGIRTINVSSLIPGNYLVKLKNKSYHIIKK
- a CDS encoding PQQ-dependent sugar dehydrogenase translates to MKNFDFDLFSKICLVSLSMLFNAGQALSQAPDVAIDTQKPFITGLTAAMQLVHAGDGSNRIFVAERGGIIKVFAPGSLGTPITFLNMNQNGQVVLTDNEDGLLSIAFHPNFKTNGYFYAYYSNLLGDLVIARYTAANPAGNSTVNPNTGLEIIKIPHPINANHNGGEMHFGADGFLYLSIGDGGGGNDPNQNAKNPNVLLGKILRIDVNVPDTNPVKYAIPAGNPYNNPVYALGLRNPFRWSFDRLNGDIWIGDVGQGAREEINHRTAAQLNNANFGWRCFEGDIPTPGVDRTGCDAAGPYVDPAYAYAIGARGRSVVGGVVYRGTRSPQMYGWYIGTDYFSGDIHKISSDEAVKSYETSTVTGITDIGEDQNGEIYAVTGTTIYRIISDSQLPVTLVDFTGAYGNEGVKLSWTTSSEEDFREFEVEQSFNAVQFDKVGTVNGENATSGSQYTFSHAVNLNSDLYYRLKMIDKDDSFEYSKIIVVKSEDAMSGNFVRPSLISGGTIDLEINEPFNKIELISTSGKVFMSQEISGKNGSFSIPLRETSTGIYIVRLTGRNKIIQQKVLVMR
- a CDS encoding AIR synthase related protein; protein product: MKTTDRYLQRGVSASKEDVHKAIEKIDKGLFPKAFCKIVPDTLAGDPEYCTIMHADGAGTKTSLAYLYWKETGDISVWKGIAQDAIVMNTDDLLCVGATGPMLYSSTIDRNKNRIPGEVIAEVINGAEEVLDMLRSYGVEIYSTGGETADVGDLVRTVTVNSTVIARMKRSEVVDNANIAAGDVIVGLASCGQATYEQIYNGGMGSNGLTSARHDVLGKYLAEKYPESFDPEVNEDLIYSGTKKLTDPVEGTPLNVGQLVLSPTRTYAPVAKALLDEMRSEIHGMVHCSGGAQTKILHFVDNLHIIKDNLLPVPPLFKMIQEESKTDWQEMYKVFNMGHRLEIYLSPQHAQRVIDISKSFGIDAQIVGRVEASDTKKLTILSEFGTFYYS
- the tnpA gene encoding IS200/IS605 family transposase; protein product: MSWTRVWVHMVFATKYRQPFLNDLIRKKVFAHMYENAWEKDIFLDVVNGYTDHAHCLVALAREQTISKVAQLIKGESSYWINKNKLTTRKFMWQDDYWAVSVSERHVERVRNYIKNQEEHHRRKSFKQENEKFMKKYGWEPAKPQSPSSRSPSSRSLK
- the argH gene encoding argininosuccinate lyase codes for the protein MKLWQKENTVTSEKIEKFTVGRDREMDLNLAEYDVLGNLAHAKMLASIGLLTSEDLTALEQELKLIYSQVQQGEFLIEEGVEDVHSQVELQLTRKLGDTGKKIHSGRSRNDQVLVDMKLYTRARLFDVVKATEKLFDVLARRSEEHKNDLLPGYTHLQIAMPSSFGLWFGAYAEGLIDDVIQLNAAYRLANRNPLGSGAGYGSSFPLNRTLTTTLLGFEGMHHNVVYAQMSRGRTEQAALTAISSLAATVSRLAMDVCLYNSQNFSFIVLPDDLTTGSSIMPHKKNPDVAELLRAKTNRMKALPMEVTMVLSNLPSGYHRDMQLLKEILMPAFDEILDCLDIAAFMLENMKVKQNLLEDAKYDLLFSVERVNELVINGVPFRDAYRQVGAEIGDGSYVAPRELKHTHEGSIGNLQTAEIQERMRHEVAAFGYDKVTAALEKLLQNG
- a CDS encoding redoxin domain-containing protein, whose amino-acid sequence is MEMWRKICLLLLALNVFFIENTASKSVRETFQAETLKVILFLDPECPVTNAYMKEIKSIHADYSGKGVIFEAYFPMETIADKDIKAFLKKYNATFPGFTDPEMRKAKRYKATVMPEVVLLDANGITVYQGAIDNWFYALGKSRPKATELYLRNAIEATLNGNPLMQTKTQAIGCLINMKLE